TAGTAGAAGTGCCGGTAAACTCAAGGATTTTGTGACAATGATCAGGGCTTTCAGGACCAAGATGAAGACATACTCTCTTGAGGACCTTCTCAAGGACGTCATTGATACTGTCGGCTATATGAATTATCTGCGTACTCTTGATGAAGATGATGACAGCGAAGACAATGACAGAGCTCAGAACGTAGATGAACTTATTTCCAAGATAGCATCTTATGAGGAGAATGAGGAAGTTGAGCAGCCGACTCTTTCAGGATTTTTGGAAGAGGTAGCACTGGTTGCAGACATAGACAGGATAGGAGAGGATAATGAGAAGGTTCTTCTCATGACTCTTCACAGCGCCAAGGGACTAGAATTTGAGCATGTTTACCTGGCAGGAATGGAAGAGGGTGTTTTCCCAAGCTATATGACTCTTCAGAACGAGGACTCTGATCCGGAGGGAATCGAGGAGGAGAGACGTCTTGCTTATGTAGGAATTACCCGTGCCAAGAAGCATCTGACTCTATGCGCAGCAAGACGCAGGATGGTAAGGGGCGAGACTATGTACAACCGCCTTAGCCGTTTTGTGACAGAGATTCCGGATAATCTTTTGGATAAGTCAGGTGCATCTAGCGAGAAGCCGGCATTTCTTTTTGATGATGGCGATTCAATTGATGAGTATGAGGGTGTAGAAGACAGCTACTCAGGCGGAAATTCTGCTTATAGCTCCGGATATAACAAGAAGTATAATACCTATTCAGATGACTATGATGATAACAGCATAAGCGGTGGCTACTCAGGAATTAAGCCTGCTTATGCCAAGGGTATCAGACAGGCAAATGCAAGGAGCGCTGCAAGTTCTTCTGGAAGCTCCAAGAGTGCAGGAACGCCAAAGTCAGGGCTTTCTGCAACCTATAAGCTCAAGGCTTCGCCTAAGACTACTGTGATAAAACGTGCTCAGCCCAAGGATAAGCCTTACATTTCAGGAGCTGCGGCTACACATACCAAGGGAAGCCTTGCAGGTCTTTCCAAGGGAATGCCAACCCAGACTACTAAACCTGAATATCAGACAGGTGACAGAGTATCACATGTTAAATATGGCATCGGAACCGTGACTTCTCTTGAAGAGGGGCCAAGAGACTACAAAGTTACCGTTAATTTCGATGATTGTGGCCAGAAGATAATGTATGCGGCTTTTGCCAAGCTCAAGAAGGTGTGAGAGATTAAAGCTGTTATATGACAGACGTTAATTTAGATATTGGTAATTTCATATAGAAATCTTAGTAAGAAGAATGATTTCAAAAGAATATGAAATAGAAAATGTAAATTTTGAGAATGGGCGCAATGAATATGTTATACTAATAATGTAAAATTTTTATATGAGAAAGGGGTTACCATGGAAGTACAATCTAAGATCAACGACATTATTGAATTGACACGTATTAACGAGTTACTTGACAAAAGAGAAGCTGCTAATGCCAAGAAGCCTTCCAATGTGATCCTTTGGATTCTGGCTGTACTTGGTGCATGCTCAGCTGTAGCTATCATCTCATTTATGGTTTATCGCTATATGACACCTGCTTTTGAGGATGATTATTATGACGATGACTTTGATGATTTCGATGATGATTTTGATGATGAGGACTTCATCAAGGAGTGATTCAAGGTACTGCAATTCGAACCTATAAGAACAAGATGAACTATTAGAGCCAAGTGGGGGATTATATCTGAAGCTTGGCTCTGAATATGTTATAGTACCCACAGGAAAATATTTAAAATTAAGAAAGTAAGAAAATAGTGAAAAAGAAAGACATAATCGAAGGAATAGTAAAAAGGGTTGAATTCCCTAATAAAGGAATCGTTGAAACTGAAGAAGGGAAGGTAATTGTAAAAGGTGTACTTCCTGATCAGAAGGTCTCTGTACAGATTCAGAAAGTAAGGAAGGATAGAGCAGAAGGAAGACTTGTAGAAGTTTTGGAAGAACCTTCTGATTCAATAGAGAGTCCATGTATTCATTTTGGCAAGTGCGGTGGCTGCAGCTATCTTACTATGCCATATGTCAAGGAACTTGGACTTAAAGAGCAGCAGGTAAGAGCTCTTCTCAAACCTGCAATGGACAGACAGACTGAGCGCTTTACCTGGGAAGGAATCAAGACAAGCCCGGTTAAGTTTGCTTACAGAAATAAAATGGAATTCTCATTTGGCGACGAGGTAATGGGAGGCCCTTTGTGCCTTGGAATGCACAAGAAAGGCAGCTTTTACGACATTGTTACAGTCAGCGGATGCAGAATTGTAGATGATGATTACAGGGCTATTTTGTCAGCAACTTTGGACTATTTTTCTCCAATGTATGCAAGTGGCGAGATATCTTTTTACCATAGGATGAAGCAGACCGGATATTTGAGACACCTGCTGGTCAGAAAGGCAGTCAGAACCGGAGATATCCTTGTTGATATTATCACTACTACTCAGGAAGAGCATGACCTTACAGGCTTTAAGGACGCTCTGCTTGGCCTGTCTCTTTCAGGCAGGATAACAGGTATTCTTCATACCAAAAATGATTCCCTCGCTGATGCAGTAATTGATGAAGGCACAGAAATTCTATATGGTCAGGATTTCTTTTACGAGCACCTGTTGGGACTTAAGTTTAGAATTACTCCATTTTCCTTTTTCCAGACTAACAGCCTGAGTGCAGAGGTTCTCTATCAGACAGTCAGAAGCTATATTAAGAGCCTATATGACCAGAAGAAGATCAGCAAAGATGGAATAATTTATGACCTTTATTCCGGAACCGGCACTATCGCTCAGCTCCTTGCACCTGTTGCCAATAAAGTCATAGGTGTTGAGATCGTAGAGGAAGCAGTTGAGGCAGCCAAGGAAAATGCCAAGCTCAACAACCTCGATAACTGCGAATTTATCGCCGGTGATGTCCTCAAGGTTCTCGATGAAATCGAAGATAAGCCCGATATGATCATCCTTGATCCTCCCCGCGATGGTATCAATCCCAAGGCTCTCCAGAAAATTATCGGTTACGGCGTTAAGTACATGATCTATGTATCCTGTAAGCCAACTAGCCTTGCCCGAGACCTTGAAGTCCTCCAGGAAAACGGCTATGTAATGACAAGAGCCGTTGCAGTTGATCAATTCCCATGGACAAGCCATGTTGAAACCGTCGTCCTCTTAACGAAAACGACTGATAAGGAAGTTTGAGTTTAGAGAACGCTGTTGTTCTGGCGAGCCCCGCTTTTGGGGGCGAGAGCAGAACTTCCTTGTGAAAAAGTGGTGGGACGCCATGCGATAGCTGTTCCAATTGCGATTTAATGATTTTATGTGCAGTCCGCCTGTCTGGCGGACTGCTACTATTCTTTCATTCGAAAGATAGGCAGTGATAATTACTTATCTGAATGCTGCTGATATTCCAAAGTTTAACTTCATATGGTCTGATTTCTGCTACCTCAGCAATTTTGGCAATAGTGGCAGTTGATTATTCAGGGATGTGTCTGCCTATATTCTATAGCCTGTTGGTATAGGCAGTTGATTATTCGGGGATGTGTCTGCCTATATGCCAGGAGTGGCATTTGGTAGCAGTAAATTGCTGCTGAAAAACAATGCCTATATTGCGAACCAACTGGATATAGGCAGAACAGCCAAT
The sequence above is a segment of the Butyrivibrio proteoclasticus B316 genome. Coding sequences within it:
- the rlmD gene encoding 23S rRNA (uracil(1939)-C(5))-methyltransferase RlmD; protein product: MKKKDIIEGIVKRVEFPNKGIVETEEGKVIVKGVLPDQKVSVQIQKVRKDRAEGRLVEVLEEPSDSIESPCIHFGKCGGCSYLTMPYVKELGLKEQQVRALLKPAMDRQTERFTWEGIKTSPVKFAYRNKMEFSFGDEVMGGPLCLGMHKKGSFYDIVTVSGCRIVDDDYRAILSATLDYFSPMYASGEISFYHRMKQTGYLRHLLVRKAVRTGDILVDIITTTQEEHDLTGFKDALLGLSLSGRITGILHTKNDSLADAVIDEGTEILYGQDFFYEHLLGLKFRITPFSFFQTNSLSAEVLYQTVRSYIKSLYDQKKISKDGIIYDLYSGTGTIAQLLAPVANKVIGVEIVEEAVEAAKENAKLNNLDNCEFIAGDVLKVLDEIEDKPDMIILDPPRDGINPKALQKIIGYGVKYMIYVSCKPTSLARDLEVLQENGYVMTRAVAVDQFPWTSHVETVVLLTKTTDKEV